In Cicer arietinum cultivar CDC Frontier isolate Library 1 chromosome 7, Cicar.CDCFrontier_v2.0, whole genome shotgun sequence, the genomic window aaatcaaaaagtgcaatATTTGCCCCAAGACCAAAGTCATACTTAAATCtattaaatattacataaaatttaattgtaaaagttatttaatgtgtaatataaattgaatttaatttgtatgtttatAGTGACAAATCAAAAAATCTCGACGAcaatttcctttttccttccaaCATTTCTAGTTCATCTCAATAAATCATCTTGCGTATCAAACATCATGCCGATGATAAACACCTCAATCAAATCCACCATAATAGGTTTATCACCGTTATACATTTCGGGTTCAACACCGTCATTCATTGCGTCAAAATCAGGTTCCAAACCATTATACATTTCGTCAAAAGCACGTTCCAAACCATCATgcattttgtcaaaatcaaagTCCAAACCATCATACATTTCGTCACTATTGTCTCCCCCTTTGGTCCATTTATCTGCATCCTAAGAACATATCAAAGTTTTTATGTGAACTGAACTGAGATCACATACGTGTACTCAATTCACGTATATCTCACTTACTTAACTTAGATCACTTATATGTGAATTGAATTCATGTACGTCTACGTGACCTAAATCACGCAAcctacgtgaattgagttcaatAGGTGTACGTGAACTGTATTCACGTATAGTGTATGTGAATTATTAAACTCCATtgaatacacaaacttaaatcACGTATCCTTAtgtgaactgaattcacgtacTACCAATGATCTCTTAAATTTAATAACGGAtgtgaattcagttcacgtaagAATACGTGATTTAAGTTTGTGTACGATGAACTATTTACAACGCatgtgaattgagttcacgtaaaatcCCTATATTTTGAAGAGAAAAAGGAACTCAAACGCAGATTAGTAAACATACATTGTTGGTGATTTTAACCACAATATGAAGAGGAGACTTGTGGGGTGTAAGTTATGAGTGAGTGATGTGAACTTTGAATGATTATGAGTTATGATGAATGAGTTATGGATGAATTGTGGGGTTAAGGATGGTGATAAAAAGACAAATGgagtttaaaaaatgatataaataaacaagggcattttaagtattttatttttataaaaaaattgaggggtgtGAATAGCAAAAACGAGAGTATGGATAGTAAAATTGTTGTTTCAAGTCATATTTTGGTTGTAATGATGCATTTCTTATTAATAGACTTGCTTGTTTTGCTATTCGAAATAAAgctctttttgaatttttatacaAACAATCTCCAACTTTTAATGATTTGAAAGTCTTTGGTGGTTCATCATTTGCTTCAACTTTATTAAGACACATAAATAAGTTACACACTCGAGTttcattttgtttgatttacaCACTAGTGGTACCTTTATTTCTCGCAGTGCTGTATTTAATAAGCAAGTATTTCCTTATATCCATTCCACAAATGTTTCTAATGATGTTAACATTCTTCATGTTGATGATTTACCTTCTATCCATTCCACAATTTTATTGCTTGATTTTCTTTTGCATCATGAAAATTTTGCATCAACGGATTTTAGACAATCTCATTTAGATCATTCTTTGTTTTTTAAGCACAATTCACCAATTCTTTGTTTTACATCTGCCATTAAACTCAACTCAGTTTCTATTCATTAAATCATTTCACACAATAAAACTTCAGGtacattcaatatatttttctccGAATATTTTCCGGTAATATTCGGTGAACACTTATAAAGAAAATTAcgtttgtttaattttaatgacATTAGGAGAGCTCGAATCCATAATGTACGAATCCAATAGCTATCTTTTTACCACGAAACCAAACAATTGCAATTAAATAACACGTTTTTTTATCCATCAAAGCAAACTATGAGTAGAAGAAATACTTCAATCGAATTATATTAGAATAATTCATTATACAAACAAATATAGCCAACACCCCAAATCTACATTCTAAGGATACAAACATATGATTAACAAAAAGGACTTATAAACAGAGCACTCAAAAGAAGTAAGTTATCTATCTTAATGCAATTATCGTCCTCGGATATAGCTCCAAGGTCCTGTTCCTGTTCCCATCCTGCATGTGCATTTACAAAACATATAACTCaacttcaaaatataaaatttataaattaattaaagcaTTGAAAATGAATTACACCAATCAATTATgcttaatttgttttatttatttatttaaataatgaaaatcaGGTGCTATGTATGTATCTAaacttcaaatttaatttatatatatcttcggtataaaaaaatattttgtatcaaaaccgctaggttattaataatatttgacttttgtcataATACTTATTACAACATGACTGGTCATGATTTATCGACCGTATAATCTTTTTTATATCAGttgtatatcaaaattaaactctaaaatttataattaaagtttTATTCTTTTTGGTTATTACATATCAAAGTTGTTTTTGTATTTGGTGTCATGCATTTCCTCGCTCATTTTAAATGCTACTATGTAAATTAAGGTTCTAATACTAAAAAGGGAACGAAGGAGAAAAGTTATCTAATATTAAAACATGCTTTTCTTTATTGATTGAACTTTGTCACGAAACTAttttctttattgattgatCTCTGTCACGAAACTATACAATGTTTATATAAGTTGATGCATGCATACAATAATATAACTATGTCAACTACATAATAATAGTGTTGCCAAATAAAATATGCATATAAGATtcccttttaaaataaattaaaaaagtaactaTTAATTCTTAATCCTTAGTTCAACCAACAAACttcgatattgttaggttgaataTGAGTTCGAATTTGGAAGTTTACAATTATTTAAGTTAATTATGGTAGAATTTACCatcttttctaaaataaaataaaaattattaacttaGACTCAAGGATTCTATCATTTATGCAAATGTTTGGATCCATGGTGGACTGATCATACTCGTGATCGAGAATGAGATTTATTATAGAGAAGAACAATTGAAAGAGGAAAAAATGAGGTTATATCTATTTAGTAAAGCAAgattaatacaaaattatttcaaaaactttttttgaTCATTTTAGTCCCTATGTAACACTGAGGATTACACATAGACTTCCTATGAATGCACTTCGACACCCAACTCATACCCCAACATAATACCTTAATAGAATACCTAATTGATTAACACCATACAATTTAACGATGCATTTGTctatttgtaaattttaacGACTAATATAATCGACCCTTATAATTTTAGATATCAAATAATGATTTACTCATTTTTTAATTGGTGTTTTTGTTCATTAGACTATCTTTAATCGTGTAGTGCGTTTTACTGCATcggattataatttttttttttgttaatagaagaaaagagaaagaaaaaaaacggAAAATCACCTTTAGTATTTTtctacttataaaaaaaaaacaaaacaaatatagaggatttgaattttgaagtgaATGTGACTGAGtcttgatttttaatatttacatactCATATTTATACCTAAAACTCTAAGATGTAATATATAGAAGAAGGAAAAAATTACCTCCATACACCAGCCAACATGCGAAGAGTCATATAAATGGATAATGCAATCCATATTCCAACGAAATGTTTGGTCCTATAGAAAAAGAACTCTACAGCAACACTTACCAATGACACCGTTACCTGAATAAAAGTACAGAAGACAAAAATTACTAATTATTAatcaatttcattaattaaatatgacatTTATATTCTATATGAATTTGAAAACAGTGCCATCCAAATTCAATTACCAAGGAATATGAGGCATATGCAAAATCAGAAGCTCCATAGTTCACACCAtcaaacacaaatgctaatgtATTGATCGGTTGAGTAACAGCTACGAACTGGtgagtaattttaataaattagatcATAGTAACACATAAAACATTACATTTTTTATAGCAAAGTAATTATAACTTATAACTATAATTAAGGATACTCCAATTCATAAAACATTGTGGTTTTAATTGTTGATTTATATTTCAAAGGAAGGTAAATTCCTGTTGTTTATCTATGtagatcaatatttaaaaattatcgaAAGTTTTAACGATGATCGACaatacttttcaaaaataatagttCAAGTCTCTTCTGATGTGTATGAATTAAACAGTGACATAATTTATGTCGATTAAATACACGAGACATGttcgtttttattttaatgaaacttgtattatttacttttgcaatcataaaaataaaaataagtattaatACTTCATTATAAGAAACGAGTATGTGATTCATGatccatattttaaaaattgattcatgatccatattaaaatttatctgAAAGGACGTACTGGAACTCCGATTCGAATGAATTGAATAACATGAGCGTTTTGGGAAAAAATTCCAGCTCCAAAGTATAAACCAAATCCAACAGCCAAAGAGAGCACCACCCCTAAAACAAAACCCATTTGTAGTGTCCTTGCTGCAACTGCTGTTGTCTTGTTATAATCTTTCTCAGCAAACGAACCAGCTAGGATTGCctgagtaaaaataaaaataaaaatttaataacacaTGACACTGgtaatactttaaaaaaaataaaaaataaaatgaatgtaattaaattagaggtgttaaaaaaaccaaaaattaaaccaaattgCAGAACTGAACCTAATTGTttttgaactgaactgattTATAACAATTGAGAACCaaactgttttcgaactgattttttaaaactagaacCGAACCagtttttagttcaaaaaaccaaaccgaactggtttttaGTTCGAAAAACTGAATCGAACCGATTTTTAAGTCGAAAAAACTAGAACCGAATTtgttttttagaagtaattatgggtaaatatgtaaaatttaatttacaaaccagttcggttcgatTCAAAAATAAACCAGTTCACCGGTTTATAAACCAATTTGGTTTAgttttttaaactgaaaatCAGTTTAGTTCAGTTTTATCAAACTGAAAAtcggttcggttcagttttcaaattattctacttCAGAACTGAACTTTGTTCACCCCTAAATCAAATGTATCATgttgatgttaaatatcaaaacacaaCTTCGATCAAAAGTATCGATATCAGATAAGTACGATAGAAACCACAAAGCTAaaagacaaaatatattttttttaaaactaatttaaaaaaaaaaaactaatcttaaatcttttacattttgccaaaaaaataagaagaaaagaaaaagtgtACCTGAACAGCTATAGCTAAACCATCTGCAAGAAGGGAAGATGCCAACCAAACTTGTAGGAGAGTTTGAAATGCAGCCATTTGTATAGGACCTAACCTTGCAGCCAATGATGCTGCTAAAGTCACACAGAATGTCACTGCAATCACCTTTGTCATCAATAGACCTCCTGTATTTTCCAACATAAataattctaattttatttcatatcattcacaaaaaaacatttaatttatgttaaacCACCTTAATTACCATTTCTAAGAAACCGAAAAATCTGCAAATCCTTAATTCTTGGAGGTAGGAGATACACTCTTTTCATTAATATGAAGAAGAGGGTGAATGCCATTGTGTACCTATAAATAAAAGGATCAACATTTTGTAACATTGTTTACACAAGatcttctttattatttttacatataacaaaattaatacttACTGGGAGAGAACATGTGCAATGGCTGCTCCTCTTATCcccatttttaatttaaaaataaatattggcCCCAATATCACATTCAATGAATATCCAGCAACtacatataatcaaatcaaacaaattatcagaattattttttattcctcATTCATTCTTCATCtctgaaataaaattaaaatagcaaTAAATATTTcgaacaataaaatataaaatatttctctcaatatattattctttttctcTTGCAATGAATGAtccatttgtaatttttttttaaatctaaagaTCCTTTCCATTTTACAATACAacattaacaattttttatcaattgtacTATCTGATTAATAGTAATGGTCAATACACTAatacttgataaaaaaaatacttttgtaaAAGTACTATTGcctctctatcttttttatttatatattttttaaatgatcaaTTGAGTCTCTCACTCTGACAAAGAGAGAGTATTAAATTGGTGACAAAACTAATTAgagattttcttttaaaaaaaaatctttaacatttacataattcaatatttttttctaatattaactatattaaaaaaatacttttacacTTTACCTCTGAATTTATTATTTAGGCAAAATGCattatgcatttttttctttaagttACACGAAAAtaatagattaattatttagttttttaatatatcaaattagtattttatctttgtttattgtatcaaattaatcatttatgttttaaaatgtttataCTATTGATCCTAATTTCTAGTTAGTAaacttgaaatttaaaattctttcaattttttcaataaagttATATAATTCTTAAGTGGTTTTGATTGCAATAATCATGAGAACTAAACCTTCAAACaacttttagaaaataattaaatgaaagaaaattcaAATAAGAGAAATTTTACGGTTCATGAAATTAAACGCAAAATTCTCTTAATCTACTTTTTGAaatctcataatttatttttattttatattttcttggtGCGAAGAATAACAACCATTTATTACTTATGTTATACTATATTAGTATtcatatactttttaaaaaatgatattattcaTGTAATCTAACAAGGGATATAAAATCATACGGATGACATATAAAGGAGTTGCTGTATCCTTGAATCCTCGAAATATTCCTTGCATTGCCAATGATATAAGAACTGCAGGAGCACCAAATGATCTATATATCAAATACTTTATTGCGTGCTCTTGCATTGGAGAACCCTACACAAATATCAACtaaattttagtatataatttcttcaactctatattttaaaaaattattaaatgaatCTAAAAAGTAATTCTAAATTACTATATttcaacaatatttatttattttaaaacaatatacCATGCAAGTCTACAAAAAGTGAAGAGAGATGGTACTTCCTTAACCACTATTTTCTATTATCATCCAAAAAATTTACTCCTTAATGAGAGTGTCTATGCcatcttaaataaataaaactaatccacatttttttaattttttttttaaatttagttaaatatatttaatctttttaatcacataaaagtaatataaaaaaagtgtCATTCATAAGAAAATGTTCCACAAGAATAAAAACTCATTGAAAGATAAAAAgttatatcaattaaaatatattgtagATGATGGAGAGAGACATAATCTCAAGCATAGTTAATTAATAAACTCACATTTTTAACACCCATGACACGTAATAGAGGTTTGGCAGCAAATATAAGAATTGAAGCTTGAAGGAAGCCAAGAATTGAGCCAAAAAGTAGTGCTGTTGATGCTGAAGCAATgtgtctcttcttcttcttcttcacaaCTATGTCCTTACTCTTATTATTAGCATCTGAAAAGTAATAAATGGAGAATTTTTCATtgacttttaatttaaaatcacaCGGCTTAAATTGAAGAGAATTAAAGGGTCTATGTACTAGCCCGGCCCAAAAATAAGTtttgacaacaaaaaaatttTGTGACTCTGAAAATGAAGTTacaattagaaaataataattttaataaaacgTTGATGGATATTCATCCACCCTTGCAAAATATAATGTGACTCAAAGTTTAGCTTTTGTAAAGAGCGAATAGATAAATTGGTCATTCAAATTGTAagtattagttaaattaattcttgaattttgtaaatacatttttatagcAATTAATACGgtttatatttaaacttttatagtTAGATATTATAATGTGTAATATTTGATCCCTCTACACTGATCTCATATCAATGTTATCACAATGTGAAacgatttttttataaattgaaatcTTTCAATGACTAATTTATCCATAATTAGTCaatacataattataattagtcacaaatttatttttaagacaACTAAATTTAATCACTAAATTTGTCTTCGAAAAGACGACATTGATGTGAGATCAATGGGAATAAACCATATACTCAATTATAATACTacatcaaaatatctaacaacaaaaatttatacatcaattattttaattgacaTTTTACAACGtcataaataaattcacaaaaTTTATAGACTAATTAGAACAACGCTTATAATTCCATAGACCAATTTGCAACATAAATCGAAAGCAcaatctttttgttttttggtttaaaaaaaaagtgcaatCTTGTTTATCAATCAGACTCAGGTCTCCTTTCTTGGGCCCAGTTTGCGAAAGAATAAGCAGGCCAGCCAAttaaaaaaacagttttttttgGTATAGGGACAACTAAAAAAACAGTATGAGTCTGAATAAGCAGCCtagaaaaaaaacaaacaaaagttaAAAACTATTTccaactttaattttaaattagaatgtgcaaattacattaaatcaactttaaataatatgttttttttattgacaaatgTCAGTGGTAAGTTATTAGTCGGGAAGAGGAAAAAAATGTTAGTCTCAAATATTATATTCTAGATTTAGTATCAAACATTATATTCTAGA contains:
- the LOC101514527 gene encoding protein DETOXIFICATION 43-like — its product is MNVNGNANELPSKKWKFPFVVFFKDARLIFKLDALSKEILGIALPSALAVSADPIASLIDTAFIGHLGAVELAAAGVSIALFNQASKISVFPLVSVTTSFVAEEETIERMNIKAAENDSNNNNNNKSKLNSEVTPEDHVHQDIEKGALKENTKEAPKEYDVGNNDKTNRVDANNKSKDIVVKKKKKRHIASASTALLFGSILGFLQASILIFAAKPLLRVMGVKNGSPMQEHAIKYLIYRSFGAPAVLISLAMQGIFRGFKDTATPLYVILAGYSLNVILGPIFIFKLKMGIRGAAIAHVLSQYTMAFTLFFILMKRVYLLPPRIKDLQIFRFLRNGGLLMTKVIAVTFCVTLAASLAARLGPIQMAAFQTLLQVWLASSLLADGLAIAVQAILAGSFAEKDYNKTTAVAARTLQMGFVLGVVLSLAVGFGLYFGAGIFSQNAHVIQFIRIGVPFVAVTQPINTLAFVFDGVNYGASDFAYASYSLVTVSLVSVAVEFFFYRTKHFVGIWIALSIYMTLRMLAGVWRMGTGTGPWSYIRGR